In one Maniola hyperantus chromosome 6, iAphHyp1.2, whole genome shotgun sequence genomic region, the following are encoded:
- the LOC117983311 gene encoding glutamic acid-rich protein-like: MLRFRGFKASINFKSGKTSGIEHYDNSPGISLNGAYRANRDELFGSDLYLETPKKITPAMVKLPTNQSAQSINQWKSTNNLTKPSNETTNTRKSAPDIPQAVNQPTKINVKEQKKLEKQRLVEQKKQEKIAEKERQREEKLRKEREKLIVQQSKAAQQRSKKEEQKNPKKRAAPQPQQTQQTTPSISRQRQQNSTNTLESSISKSSGPPPYSSVPEVTPNPTDGAGNTGFAKPVEDVDSWGLISQHRQQMNRQADVGKSVPKQKHLDLHYNGASMSNDKENSDV, translated from the exons ATGCTTCGGTTTCGAGGGTTCAAGGCTTCGATAAATTTTAAGTCGGGGAAAACGAGTGGAATCGAACACTACGATAATTCTCCGGGAATATCTCTCAACGGTGCTTACAGGGCAAATAGAGACGAACTATTCG gCAGCGACCTCTATCTGGAGACGCCAAAGAAAATAACACCCGCCATGGTAAAGTTACCCACAAATCAATCTGCACAGTCCATAAACCAATGGAAAAGCACAAACAATTTAACAAAACCTTCGAACGAAACAACAAACACAAGGAAAAGCGCACCAGATATCCCGCAAGCGGTTAATCAACCGACAAAAATTAATGTTAAAGAACAAAAGAAATTAGAGAAGCAGCGTCTGGTCGAGCAGAAAAAACAGGAAAAAATTGCAGAGAAAGAAAGACAACGAGAAGAGAAATTGAGAAAAGAGAGGGAGAAACTCATTGTGCAACAATCTAAGGCAGCGCAGCAACGATCAAAGAAAGAAGAGCAAAAGAACCCGAAAAAACGGGCTGCCCCTCAACCTCAGCAAACACAACAAACTACTCCATCTATCTCCCGTCAAAGACAGCAAAATTCGACAAACACTCTAGAGAGTTCGATAAGCAAAAGTAGCGGTCCACCCCCTTATTCATCAGTTCCCGAAGTCACACCAAATCCAACTGATGGTGCCGGAAACACCGGCTTTGCAAAACCGGTGGAAGACGTGGACAGCTGGGGTTTGATATCCCAGCATCGCCAACAGATGAACAGACAAGCCGATGTTGGCAAGAGTGTGCCCAAACAAAAGCATTTAGATTTACATTACAATGGAGCTTCGATGAGCAATGACAAAGAAAATAGCGACGTTTAA